GCGGGACTACGAACAAGCCCTCGCGGAGTGGCGAGCGGCCGTTGCCAAGAACCTTTAGTATTTTATAGAGAATGAAGTTTAGCGCATTGATCGGGATCTCCTGCATTCTGGCCCAGCAATTGGGAGCTGCAGCGGGGGATTCGAACTTGATAATCTTGGACGCAACTGGCGTTCGTAACCTAGGTATTGAAACCGTCGAAGCTGTCGAACGGGACTTTGAGAGCACGGTGTTCGCCATTGGGCGAATCGAGGAGATCCCTTCCTCTCGCTCGGTGTTGTCCAGCCGAATTCCCGGGCGGATCGTGAGCCTGAGCGTCTTCGAAGGAGACTCTGTTTCCGAAGGGCAGATACTGGCCAAGGTCGAAAGTCGCCAGTTGGGCAATCCGCCGCCGACGATCGAGCTGAAAGCTCCTCAAGCAGGTCTGGTGGTGAATTCCCACGTGAGGCTTGGCCAGCCAGTGGAGCCAGACAGCGAGCTGCTCGACATATCGGACCGTTCTCGTATGTGGGCGGTAGCGAAGATTCCCGAGCAGGAGGCCGCTCAAGTAGAGCTGGGTTCCCTGGCCCATATTCGCGTCCCGGCCCTCGGGGGCGAGCTGATTGAGGCCACCTTGTATCGCTTTGGCGTAGATGCCGATCGCCAAGCGGGAGCGGTGGAAGGGATATTCGTTTTGGAGAATCCTGAGGGGAACCTGAAGCCAGGAATGCGAGCGGAGTTTTCCATTGTATTGGAAAAACGGAACAATGTGATGACGATCCCCCGGGAATCGGTTCAGGGAGACCCCTCCGGTCGGGTTGTCTTTGTCAGGGATTTCGAGCTGCCCAATGCCTTCGTGAGAGCTCCCGTCGTCTTGGGAGAGCAGAACGACCGTTTCGTGGAGGTGCTTGCCGGCTTGTTTCCGGGGGACGAGGTGGTGACGCGAGGTTCCTATTCGCTCGCTTTCGCGGGCGGGGGCAGCGGCATCTCGCTCAAGGAGGCTCTGGATGCGGCCCATGGCCACGAGCACAACGAAGATGGCTCCGAAATGACGCCAGAACAAAGGCCGGCTCGTCAAGGGGAGAAGGCTGGCGCTCACGGTCATGAGCACCATGGAGAAGTGGGCAGGTGGCTGTTGTTCTACGCGATTGGGATGACTGTTCTCTGCGCGTTTTTAGGGCAACGGCTCCTTGGTCGTTCCAAGCCAGGTAAGGGGTAGTTGCCATGTTGAATACATTGATACGCTTTTCGCTCGCGCAGCGATCCTTGGTCATTGCCTTTGCTTTGGTGGTGATGGTTTGGGGAGTCAAAACTGCCCGCGAGCTGCCGGTGGAAGTGCTGCCGGACCTGACCAAGCCGACGGTGACGCTGCTCACCGAGTCGCCCGGCTTCGCCCCCGAAGAGGTGGAAACGCTTGTTACCATTCCGCTCGAGAACGCTTTGATGGGAGTGACTGGGGTTTCTCGTCTGCGCTCTGTCAACGACGTGGGCCTGTCCCTCGTCTTCGTGGAATTCGACTGGGGCACCGACATCTATCAAGCGCGCCAGTTCGTGCAGGAGCGGATAACGGGGGTGACGGAGTCGCTGCCGGAGGGCGTGACGCCTTACATGACTCCGGTGGCATCCTTGATGGGCAACATCATGTTGGTTGGCATGTTCGATCCGACTGGGCAAACCGATCCGCGGGAGCTGCGCAGTCTGGCGGATTGGACGGTTGCCCGTCGGCTGCAGTCCTTGCCCGGCATTGCCGAAGTGCTGGCCATGGGGGGCGGAGTCAAGCAAGTGCAGGTGCAGCCGTTGCCGGATCGAATGTTGGCTTTAGGTGTAAGTTTCGAGCAAATACACGAGGCTGCCGGAAATGCGGTACGAAATTCGACGGGCGGTTTTCTGACGGAGTCGGCTCAAGAGATCATGGTGCGGAATCTGGCTATGACCACCGAGCTCGATGAGATAGGGGACACGGTTGTGAGCTACGAGAACGATCGACCTATTCGCCTGCGGGATGTGGCGAACGTCGTTTGGGATACGGAACCGAT
Above is a window of Pelagicoccus enzymogenes DNA encoding:
- a CDS encoding efflux RND transporter periplasmic adaptor subunit, with protein sequence MKFSALIGISCILAQQLGAAAGDSNLIILDATGVRNLGIETVEAVERDFESTVFAIGRIEEIPSSRSVLSSRIPGRIVSLSVFEGDSVSEGQILAKVESRQLGNPPPTIELKAPQAGLVVNSHVRLGQPVEPDSELLDISDRSRMWAVAKIPEQEAAQVELGSLAHIRVPALGGELIEATLYRFGVDADRQAGAVEGIFVLENPEGNLKPGMRAEFSIVLEKRNNVMTIPRESVQGDPSGRVVFVRDFELPNAFVRAPVVLGEQNDRFVEVLAGLFPGDEVVTRGSYSLAFAGGGSGISLKEALDAAHGHEHNEDGSEMTPEQRPARQGEKAGAHGHEHHGEVGRWLLFYAIGMTVLCAFLGQRLLGRSKPGKG